A stretch of the Thiomicrorhabdus indica genome encodes the following:
- a CDS encoding nucleotide sugar dehydrogenase: MQINVFGSTISALVTAGCLAETGNQVTLIGNIPESIAEPNLSKLLKKQLKAGFLKVSEQFNQEANFHFISLPSGACQDAVVIAEQLSEKAQKDSYLVLRSNFGFPLSHQVIDTAKLPFIVNPDFAADGNAINAFTRPDRIIIGSEDEHATEDFKRLMSPFNRNRDVSIVMSPDSAILTKYATNVLIATRISLMNELALVAEEMGADIEQVRQGLGSDQRIGFSYLYPGVGFGGEHLEMDLERVQALIDKTGSQENLLRSVANINHTQKELLFRKLWKHFDCQLTNKQIALWGISYKPNSSSIKGAPSLVMIEALLHQGCQVNIYDPKLGKSFDQWCQTYLSEQQRSQLHIFDDPYNALDNSDALCVLTEWKQFWSPDFSEMQQRMKHSVIADGRNLYDPEHLKSLGFTYFGVGRK; this comes from the coding sequence ATGCAAATTAATGTTTTTGGCTCAACCATTTCTGCACTGGTCACCGCAGGTTGCTTGGCGGAAACCGGTAACCAAGTGACTTTAATTGGAAACATTCCAGAATCTATTGCTGAACCGAACCTTTCAAAGCTGCTAAAGAAACAATTGAAAGCCGGTTTTTTGAAGGTTTCTGAGCAGTTTAACCAAGAAGCCAACTTCCACTTTATTTCACTGCCTTCTGGTGCCTGTCAAGATGCAGTAGTGATTGCCGAACAGTTAAGCGAAAAAGCCCAAAAAGATAGCTATTTAGTACTTCGATCCAACTTTGGCTTTCCATTGTCTCATCAAGTCATTGACACAGCTAAACTACCCTTTATTGTGAATCCTGATTTTGCAGCTGACGGGAATGCCATTAATGCCTTTACAAGACCTGATCGAATTATTATTGGCAGTGAAGATGAACATGCAACTGAAGACTTTAAACGCTTAATGTCACCCTTCAATCGTAACCGCGATGTTTCGATTGTCATGTCTCCAGATTCAGCAATCTTAACTAAATACGCCACAAACGTGTTAATTGCAACTCGCATTAGTCTTATGAATGAACTTGCTCTGGTTGCGGAAGAAATGGGAGCGGATATTGAACAAGTCCGTCAAGGTCTTGGTTCAGACCAACGCATTGGTTTTTCTTACCTTTATCCTGGGGTTGGCTTCGGTGGTGAGCACCTCGAAATGGACTTAGAACGTGTCCAAGCGTTAATTGACAAAACGGGATCACAAGAGAATTTGCTACGCTCTGTAGCAAATATCAACCATACCCAAAAAGAACTTCTTTTCCGCAAGCTCTGGAAACATTTCGATTGCCAACTCACCAATAAGCAAATTGCCCTTTGGGGGATTAGCTACAAACCAAACAGTAGCTCCATAAAAGGTGCACCGAGCTTAGTGATGATTGAAGCCTTATTGCACCAAGGGTGCCAAGTCAATATCTATGACCCAAAGTTAGGAAAGTCATTCGACCAGTGGTGTCAAACCTATCTATCAGAACAGCAACGTTCGCAGTTGCATATTTTTGATGATCCCTACAACGCACTGGACAACTCTGATGCTTTGTGTGTTTTGACAGAATGGAAACAATTCTGGTCTCCAGATTTTTCAGAGATGCAACAACGAATGAAGCACTCGGTGATAGCCGACGGCCGAAATCTATATGATCCTGAGCATTTAAAATCACTTGGTTTTACATACTTTGGTGTGGGTCGAAAATAA
- a CDS encoding phosphomannomutase codes for MTYSLDCIKAYDIRGRVPDVLNADFAYDLARAYSTVFQPKTLVVGHDIRQEGPELNEALCRGFAESGVQVLHLGLCGTEEVYFATSHYQADGGIMITASHNPKGYNGMKLVKNGSQPIGQDSGLKDIKTTMASQSFCETVPTPTPLVEIHDKSAYIQHLLGLIDLDELKPLKILVNAGNGAAGPTFDQLAKHLPFEFIRMQHEPDGNFPNGIPNPMLFENREVTANALKENQADFAVAWDGDFDRCFLFDETGYFIEGYYLVGLLAKTLLERNPGEKIIYDPRMTWNTIEQVTESGGIPLQCRTGHSFIKDMMRTENAIYGGEMSAHHYFRDFFYCDSGMIPWLLIAELMSKTGKTLSDLIGDRAKRFPCSGELNYKVTNAKAIMQAVEAAYLPLNPVIDPTDGIGYEFKEWRMNMRTSNTEPLLRLNVESRGNPELVAAKVKEIEAIIERIG; via the coding sequence ATGACTTATAGTTTAGATTGCATTAAAGCCTATGATATTCGCGGTCGCGTACCAGACGTTCTCAATGCCGATTTTGCTTACGATCTTGCACGTGCCTACAGCACAGTTTTCCAACCCAAGACACTTGTTGTTGGCCATGATATTCGCCAAGAAGGGCCTGAACTGAATGAAGCACTCTGTCGTGGCTTTGCCGAAAGCGGCGTACAAGTACTTCATTTAGGACTTTGTGGCACGGAAGAAGTGTATTTTGCAACCTCTCACTATCAAGCCGATGGCGGAATCATGATCACCGCCAGCCACAACCCCAAAGGCTACAACGGCATGAAGTTGGTTAAAAATGGATCACAGCCCATTGGTCAAGACTCTGGCTTGAAAGACATTAAAACAACAATGGCTTCTCAAAGTTTCTGTGAAACAGTGCCAACACCGACACCACTCGTTGAAATACATGACAAATCCGCTTATATCCAGCATCTACTTGGCTTAATTGATTTAGACGAACTAAAACCCCTGAAAATCCTGGTAAATGCTGGGAATGGTGCAGCCGGCCCAACATTCGATCAACTAGCCAAACACCTGCCCTTCGAATTTATTCGAATGCAACACGAGCCTGACGGCAATTTCCCGAATGGCATTCCAAACCCGATGTTATTTGAAAACCGCGAAGTAACGGCAAATGCACTTAAAGAAAATCAAGCCGATTTTGCAGTTGCTTGGGATGGTGATTTTGACCGCTGTTTTTTATTTGATGAAACCGGCTATTTTATTGAAGGTTATTATTTAGTCGGTCTTCTGGCGAAAACCCTTCTAGAAAGAAATCCAGGCGAAAAAATTATTTACGACCCACGCATGACGTGGAACACCATCGAGCAAGTCACAGAATCTGGTGGAATCCCTTTACAATGCAGAACAGGTCATTCATTTATTAAAGACATGATGCGTACAGAAAATGCCATTTACGGCGGTGAAATGTCTGCTCATCACTACTTTCGGGATTTCTTTTACTGCGACAGTGGCATGATTCCTTGGCTGCTCATAGCAGAACTGATGAGCAAAACGGGGAAAACGTTATCCGATTTAATCGGAGATCGTGCCAAACGATTCCCATGCAGTGGCGAGCTGAACTACAAAGTCACTAATGCCAAAGCAATCATGCAGGCTGTTGAAGCGGCTTACCTGCCTCTCAACCCTGTAATTGATCCAACCGACGGCATTGGCTATGAATTCAAAGAATGGCGCATGAATATGCGAACATCAAATACGGAGCCTCTGCTACGCCTAAACGTTGAATCTCGCGGCAATCCTGAATTGGTTGCTGCAAAAGTCAAAGAGATTGAGGCGATTATCGAACGTATCGGTTAG
- the lptG gene encoding LPS export ABC transporter permease LptG, with protein sequence MNRVERYLSSVLVVHFLLVLLVLLALIGFTEFMNQLDDLTDDYAVELAAIYVLLKLPNYIVQLFPVALLIGTLMGMGNLANHSELTVLRVTGWSIRRIFLAVIKVALLLWVFVTIMGETIGVNAETYANKLRAESLNKQFSLGQSNGFWVKNNQRFIEIGQAISNQDLRDVVIYHLQKGELTKQASYPQVRFESGQWIGRNGVKKTLDWMVKPEVPELKWIDYQYENLNSVQLSLPFLPADLEKLTVKSTSLNLIQLQEQIDFLQVNGGDPSTLKMAYWNKLASPLVVLAMIAIVFPLIFGSQRQVSMGQRIFIGVLIGLLFHLGNQLIGNLSAVYQLPAVMAAFIPAGILLIVALLWLRLQR encoded by the coding sequence ATGAATCGCGTAGAACGTTATCTGTCATCTGTTTTAGTTGTCCATTTTCTTTTGGTCTTGTTGGTGTTACTGGCCTTAATCGGTTTTACAGAGTTTATGAATCAGTTAGATGATTTAACGGATGACTATGCTGTTGAATTAGCAGCGATTTATGTGCTTTTGAAATTGCCAAATTATATTGTGCAATTGTTCCCGGTTGCCTTGCTGATTGGTACGCTTATGGGGATGGGAAATCTGGCAAACCACTCCGAATTAACGGTTTTAAGGGTTACCGGTTGGTCTATTCGGCGAATTTTTTTAGCCGTGATTAAAGTGGCATTATTGCTTTGGGTGTTTGTGACCATAATGGGTGAGACGATCGGTGTTAATGCAGAAACTTATGCCAATAAACTTCGTGCAGAGTCATTAAATAAACAGTTTTCGCTTGGACAGTCCAATGGGTTTTGGGTAAAAAATAATCAAAGATTTATAGAAATTGGTCAAGCGATTTCCAATCAAGATTTACGTGATGTTGTAATTTATCACCTCCAGAAAGGAGAGTTAACGAAGCAGGCAAGCTATCCTCAAGTCCGTTTTGAGAGTGGACAATGGATAGGACGAAATGGCGTGAAAAAGACATTGGATTGGATGGTGAAACCTGAAGTTCCTGAGCTAAAGTGGATCGACTATCAGTACGAGAACTTAAACTCTGTTCAATTGTCTTTACCTTTTCTGCCGGCAGACTTGGAAAAGTTGACGGTGAAAAGTACAAGCTTAAATCTGATTCAGCTTCAAGAACAGATTGATTTTTTGCAGGTCAATGGTGGAGACCCGAGTACGCTGAAAATGGCTTATTGGAATAAATTGGCATCACCATTGGTTGTGCTTGCAATGATTGCGATTGTTTTCCCATTAATTTTTGGTTCTCAGCGACAGGTGAGTATGGGACAGCGAATATTTATTGGGGTTTTGATCGGGTTGTTATTTCATCTTGGTAATCAGTTAATTGGAAATTTAAGTGCGGTGTATCAATTGCCTGCTGTAATGGCCGCATTTATACCGGCCGGTATCTTATTAATTGTGGCGTTACTTTGGTTGAGGCTGCAAAGATAA
- the lptF gene encoding LPS export ABC transporter permease LptF — translation MFFGILQRALLKELLATFLAVLVVLLLITFGSEVTRVLAKAVRGDIPVDLVMDLMIFKLVRAQDVVLPLVALIAVMLTFGRMHQDQEIVVMQTGGIGPGFFRKTVVLFLIPLTLLLYWVMLFVFPWSYQNERTLINDALSKNSYVNIEAATFNELVNNQGVIYAQEVSNDGRMSQVWVSLKTSENDLILTAREGQFIRNADEVILSLKNGWRYSNLRVMTSDELASNRKPLEVQKFEHFEGILPKTVASYRYAKIDEKPIEELWLYQTSRERALLHSRLSIPLSILVLGLIGLRLSKTGPRQGRFAKLFIALLIFIIYNQLVLSADDIAKEGGSPVWFWLIPSVFMLWALGWDQKFAKIWKRNSIQSKKQRGSSCPKDQFGNPL, via the coding sequence TTGTTTTTTGGAATTCTGCAAAGGGCACTGTTAAAAGAATTACTAGCAACTTTTCTAGCTGTGCTGGTGGTTTTGTTATTGATCACGTTTGGTTCAGAGGTCACTCGTGTTCTTGCAAAAGCGGTAAGGGGAGATATCCCCGTTGACCTTGTGATGGATTTAATGATCTTCAAACTTGTTCGTGCTCAGGACGTCGTTTTACCTTTGGTCGCACTCATCGCGGTCATGCTGACGTTTGGCAGAATGCATCAAGATCAAGAAATTGTGGTCATGCAGACAGGAGGGATTGGTCCGGGTTTCTTCCGTAAAACAGTGGTTCTTTTTTTAATTCCGCTAACGCTTTTACTTTATTGGGTGATGCTTTTCGTGTTTCCTTGGAGCTATCAAAATGAGCGTACTTTAATCAATGATGCCCTGAGCAAGAATAGTTATGTCAATATAGAAGCGGCAACCTTTAATGAATTGGTAAATAACCAAGGGGTTATTTATGCACAAGAGGTGTCCAATGATGGTCGAATGTCACAGGTTTGGGTTTCACTGAAAACTTCTGAAAATGATTTAATTCTGACCGCACGAGAAGGCCAGTTTATTCGGAATGCAGATGAGGTGATTTTGTCATTAAAGAATGGGTGGCGCTATTCTAATTTACGAGTAATGACGAGTGATGAGCTTGCCTCCAATCGCAAGCCATTGGAAGTCCAGAAATTTGAACATTTTGAGGGTATTCTTCCCAAGACGGTCGCCAGTTATCGGTATGCCAAGATCGATGAGAAACCGATTGAAGAGCTTTGGCTGTATCAAACTTCAAGAGAAAGAGCGCTTTTGCACTCTCGTTTGAGCATTCCGTTATCAATTTTAGTTTTGGGACTTATTGGTTTGCGATTATCAAAAACAGGGCCTAGACAGGGGCGTTTTGCCAAACTGTTTATTGCACTCTTGATATTCATTATTTACAACCAGTTAGTATTGTCAGCAGATGATATTGCCAAAGAAGGTGGTTCACCTGTTTGGTTCTGGCTGATTCCTTCGGTTTTTATGCTTTGGGCGCTTGGTTGGGATCAGAAGTTTGCCAAAATTTGGAAAAGAAATTCCATTCAATCCAAAAAACAACGAGGTTCATCTTGCCCAAAGGATCAATTCGGTAATCCATTATGA